A single window of Bacillota bacterium DNA harbors:
- a CDS encoding 4Fe-4S binding protein produces the protein MQKERGQEWISDFYEKLEATGLVKDLEKCMACGKCVGGCPAAALTETYNSRRIIRDVLFGNAARLLSGEEIWQCFWCKTCYVSCPHDVDPAMLILALRFQALARGYGARYAAGFKRFAERLYQYGLSFVPGEKRMERIREGREKLDLPPLVLEEKALEELRVIFEATGAKEWISGLDAREDRPLELAYAKGRTAG, from the coding sequence GTGCAGAAGGAACGGGGTCAAGAGTGGATTTCAGATTTTTATGAAAAACTGGAAGCGACCGGGCTCGTCAAGGATTTGGAAAAATGCATGGCCTGTGGCAAGTGTGTGGGAGGCTGTCCTGCGGCCGCCCTTACAGAAACGTACAATTCACGCCGGATTATCCGCGACGTTCTTTTCGGAAACGCGGCCCGGCTTCTTTCCGGCGAGGAAATCTGGCAGTGCTTCTGGTGCAAGACATGCTATGTTTCCTGCCCCCATGATGTGGATCCTGCGATGCTCATTCTCGCCCTGCGCTTTCAGGCTCTGGCAAGGGGTTACGGAGCCAGGTATGCGGCGGGTTTCAAACGTTTTGCAGAGAGACTTTACCAGTATGGATTGAGCTTTGTACCGGGAGAAAAAAGGATGGAGCGGATCAGGGAGGGCAGGGAAAAGCTCGACCTCCCGCCCCTCGTCCTGGAGGAAAAGGCTCTCGAGGAACTGCGGGTGATCTTTGAGGCCACCGGAGCGAAGGAATGGATCTCCGGCCTGGATGCCAGGGAAGATCGCCCCCTTGAACTTGCCTATGCGAAGGGAAGAACTGCCGGATGA